tgccacctctccagcctccccACGACACGGGGGACCCCCCACGCACCAACCCCATCAGTTCAGTGCCACCTGGGACCACGCTGTGTCCCAGCTCTACTCCCCACCAGCCCAGCACCGACCCTGCCACACTCAGCCACCCCACAGGCAGGATCAGTGCacgggggggtgggaggggatggtgctgagctccagggGTGCTCAGCGGACCCCACGCACCGTCAGCTCCTGCTCGTGGGTCACTTTGTGAGTCAGGGCTCCGATCCGCTCGTCGGCACCGTAGATGCGGAGCCCGGGGCAGAGCCGCGCCAGCTCCTCGTTGCCCCTCGCGTGGTCCCtgggggggggagcagaggtGGGGACGGGCACCCGGTGTCACCACCACCCTCCCAAACATCCCACACACCCCCCCGAGAGGCACTGACCAGTGGTGGTGGGTGGTGAGGATGGCTCTGAgcaccacctcctccttcctgacGATTTCCAGCAACTGAAAAGCACCcggagcagagggatgggagcgcagggagaggaggggacacagacacacacacagagccagcGCCCAGCGCTCCGGGCAGAGAAAACGACCCAAAACCCCCACCAGGTGAGGAAGatgagggggagaggaaggctCAGCTCCCCGCATCCCCACACCCCCGCGCGGAGCGGAGCGGGAGGACGGGAAAGCTGCTGCCACCAGGGACGGGGACATTTTATGGCTTTTGGCAGCCGGAGCACAGCAGTGCGGCAGGGACTGTGCACAGGGACAACACCACCACCGCCACCACAGCGATGGGGAgaccaccccatcccatccacctcatcccaccccatcccatcccaccccattcCACCCCATCCTACCCAtcaccccatcccatccaccccaccccatcccatctccCCCGGCACAGCCGAGCGGGGCTGCCAACCACAGGGCTGCGCTGCCGGGAAGCTTTTTCATGCCCAAATGATAATTAATCGCCACTAACGAGCCCCTCCGGGCTGCTCCTGATTACGTTCctcagaaaggaaggaaacGTTCGAATCGGCAACAAACGCCTAAAAACCGCGACAGCGTTCGCAGGgactggggggaggagggacaAAGGGGTCACCAGGCAGGGACCCCACAGGGGACAGAGTGGCGAGGGGGGAGCCCAGAACTTCATCTGGGAGCCCTGCTCCAAAGCTCCGTTTTGGGTCACTTTTGCTCGCTCTGGGGTCTGCAGGGTTTCCAGTTCGGGCAGCGGTAGCAGTTAAGGTGACACGGGTGGGAGTGGGGtctggcacacacacacacactccgTGGGGGCTGGacggggggggaggggggttcACCCTTTTTGTCACACTCGGATGCACCCGCAGACCCCGCATATTCCGCCACCTCCCTCTGGGACCACCACCCCGGGCACGTCCCCCGAGTGGGACCTCGCAATCCCCCCCGGGACGTGGCGGGATTGTGGCCCCtcggggtgggtgggtgggtgcgtGGGGGGCGAACACCTCTCACCCTTTTGGGGACAGCAGCGTCCACGGCGATGGCGTCCCGGGTGCTCTCCTCGATGACCAGGTACATGTAATTGTCCTCCAGGACAGAAATCACCTTCACCTTCATGGTCCCTCCCGGCACCCAGGGAGGGGGCTCAGCCCCCGGGTAGCAactggggggggaggaggggtcCCGGGgttcccccccagccccgccgAACCCCGGCCGGTACCTGCGGGCGGTCCCGGCGCGGCCCCTCCCCGCAGCGGGCGGTGCGGGGCGGATCACGCAGCGTGGGGCGGGCTGAGGGCCCTGCGGGGCGagaggtggggtgggggggggatcCCGCAGCCTTTCCacaccccaaccccccccaaaacgGAGTTGGAAGCTGCGGGTCCCGCTCCTCCTTTTGCAGCTGCAAAGCCGGACCGGAATGGGGAGCAGAGTACACACACCCCCCGAGGTGGCAGGGGGACCCCCTCAGGACCCTCACCCCTCTACACCACCACCCCAGGACACAATCCCCCTGCGGGGTGGCAGGGGGATCCCTCCCACGCCCCCCCCCTACACCACcaccccaggacacagccctCCCCCGGGGTGGCAGGGGGATCCCCCGGGACCCCCCTCCCTTTACACCACcaccccaggacacagccccACTCCAGGGTGGCAGGGGgacccccgggacccccccccTACACCACcaccccaggacacagccccATTCTGGGTGGCAGGGGgacccccgggacccccccccTACACCACCACTCCAGGACACAGCCCCCCCCGGGGTGGCAGGGGGATCCCCCGGGACCCTCCTCCCTTTACACCACcaccccaggacacagccccACTCCGGGGTGGCAGGGGGACCCCGGGACACCCCCCCCCTACACCACCACCCCAGGACACAATCCCCCTGCGGGGTGGCAGGGGGATCCCCCCCAcgggcccccccccccctacaCCACcaccccaggacacagccccCCCGCGGGGTGGCAGGGGGAGCCCCCCGGTGCCCCCTCCCTTTACACCAAcaccccaggacacagccccCCCGCGGGGTGGCAGGGGGACCCCCGGGACCCAACCCCTCTACACCACcaccccaggacacagccccCCCGCAGGGTGGCAGGGGGACCCCCCCACGCCCCCCCCCTCCACACCACcaccccaggacacagccctTCCCCAGGGTGGCAGGGGGACCCCCACCCCTCTACACCACcaccccaggacacagccccCACCCCGGGGTGGCCAGGGGACACCCCGGTGCCCACCCCCCCTCTACAGCACcaccccaggacacagccccCCACCCAGCTGAAGGTAGAGGGGCCCCTGGGGGACATGGTGTAAGATCCTTGGTCACAGGAGGGACCAAGCCAGAGCTCCAGGGTTGTCCCCTGAACCACTGAAAGCCCCAAAATCACCCAAAGTGGGGGCCGGGAAGAGGGGGCTGCCTCAGCTGGGCACAAACCCCAAATCTGGGGTGACTGTGGTCCCCAAAATGCCACCTGGGAAGGAAGGAACCGGTGCTTGCAAGCTGGAGACAAGTGCTGAACGtgctcccttttccttcccaaaagaaaattcagctgtAAGTTGaataaaccccccaaaaatctCAAAATGCCACCCAGGACTGCGTGGGACACTCCCAGTTGGTTGAATCTGACATAAAAATACACAAGTGACTAAAATAATGCACCAAAGAAAGCTCCTTCTTCCAGACAGCCCCACCGAGGGTGGGTTTGCAGCTGTTCTTTATTCTCCTCTTTGTCACACAGCCACCAGGACAGTGACACTCTGGTGTCACCACACAGCCTTCAGGTCCAGGAGGCAGCAAAGTTTTAGGTaccactttttctttctaaactacataaaattttttctctctttaaaagcACAAATCAATGGTGCAACACCAAGTCCTGCTCAGATACTGCCAGTCAGTGGGACAGCAGACCAGGGTGACACCTGGGGGGTGGCATCAGTGACCAACAGgcactggggagaggaggaagggggggaaacTGGAACCAAAATAATCTGAAACTTCAGAGTTTGTTTGAAAACCTCTTGTGCAGATTTGCAGCATGGAGCCACGAGCaagaagcaaggaagaaaacagaatgatTAGGGGGAAGATGTGTTAGAGACAGATGCCAACCCCAAGGCTGGGTCCTGCCACCCTTCACTCATGTTTCTTGCTCCAAGACACTCAGCTGGAAGATGGGAAGTTAAAGCCACTCGCTGAAAATTGGGATTATTTTCCCCCAAAGTTTATCCCACTCATCCACTGTCAGAAAAACCTCCTGAGGGGAAGTTCCCTCCCAAGCTGGTTGCAGCCTGGGGTTGTACAGCACTGGTCTAAGAACAGAGATGGCTTTGAATCCCCATGGAccaagcaagaaaaagaaaagtgccACCTCCAGGTGGTTTCTCAGAGGGTTTGAGCCTTGTTTTTCAGCCTGGCAACATGTGGACACCTGGCCCATTTCTAACATCCTCTGGCAGAGAGGTTGGACCTACCTGAGGCTGCTGGGTGGGTGATGGATCCCAGCAGTACAGGGCTTCTCCTCTAAGCCTCTGATCTGGAGTCCCCCAgacccagcacagccactgccactgctccccagagcagctcccagatAATAAAACACTCATTTGCCACATTACTCACAGCAAAtacccagcagctgctccagggatCAACAGGGAGGCACCTGCTGGAGGAttctcagcactgctcagctcttaCACACAACTTGAGTTCAGCAGGCAAGCTCTCCTTTGGATTTTAAACAGCAGACAAATCCCTTCTTCATTTGTGTGACACAAGTAACAGAGcacatttcagagcagaaagcaggcaCATGCAAACAGGAGTTAGGAGCAGAAGGGTGCAAGCAACAGGGCAATCTCTaagccaggatgctgcctgGAAAAGTTACTGCAGTCCATGCCAGGGAattcagagagcagaaaagctgGACAGTCCCCAGCTGTCACCCACAGGGCCAGGCCACCATGAGTGCTCCACAGCCCAAACCCTGAGCTGGTGATGGGGAGCAGGTTTGTCACTGAGAACTGGTGTTAGCAGAGCCACAAGAgcttaaaagcagcagcagcagcagggaagaaaaatttcaGATCTTCAGCTTGCAAAGTAGTTCCTGCATCCTGTCTCTATGGGCCCCAGCCCCACTCTCAGGCTCCTACAAAAATAACAGGAGCTTTTTCCTAGACCTCAGGGTCTGACCCTTTCCCCACCCCAGGCTCTGAGCCACATACCAACCTTGTAAAGTGATCTGCATGTGACACAGGTGACAGTTTGAGAGCCAGCAACAGAAGGATAAATATTCTTCATCATAATATAAATAGCTGTAGAACATCTCAACAAGGGCaaagtgcttattttttttttccttaattaaaacaaaataaacccctAAATATAACTGTCTCAATCACAACAGAAGGTTCAACTCCTAAAACACCTGAATAACCTAAATAACACTTGAAATGACATTAAAGTGATGCAGGCAGAGTGCTCAGTCCTTGGGGACACGGAAGTTGTCCTTCTCTCTCCTGATGGCCCCCATTGTCTGGATGGGGTCAGTCTCCCCAGCGTGCTGCTGAACTGTCTTCTCCCTGCCAGGAAGGAATGGCAGGAACAGCAAATGCAGAGGCTGCAAGATAAAACCTCCTCTGGGAAGTCACTGCTGTCACCTTGAGGGGAAATGCTGAACCCAAAGATCAAAGCCCCAGGACTCTGGCACAGGCTTAGCAGCTCCCTTGGTttttatgcaaaagaaaaatcagaaatgctcTCAGAACAGCCTCTGCAGCTGCCCACACCTCTGCCTGACAAAGGAACACATTTACATAACCAACCTGCCCTGTCTCCTGAGGCAGGGAGGTCAGGACTGACAGAGATGCTCACCACAACCCTCCCAACCCCACCACAGCAAGCTCCTGCCAGGACAGCAAATCCATCTTCAGGAGGGTCTTGAGGGCATTATATTATGAATATGTGAGGCAGGAGAGCAATTCCCACTGGCAGCTCTTTCTTTGGAgacctcctccttcccacatCCCCTTTCCAAACCCAAGGAGCATTCCCACACCCACACCTCCTCCATACCTCACTCGCATGAAAGGGTTGTATGTGAATTCTTCTGCAATGGTGGAAGGTATGGTTGGCTCACCACTGTCATACTTGGCCTGGGACAAGGGAGAGATTTCTGCTTAATGAGGAAAATCTTGGTGAAGAAGAAATGTTCTGTATAGAAACCACACAGGGCTGGTGCTGCACAGAactgccacctcctccctgctccccaacACCCTGCTCACACACTGCAGGCCCTGGCTCTGAACtcccttccctcagcctctttctcCCTGACACTGTCTCCTCTAGAAgtctgcaggaaagcagcaattccagggaaaggaggaagcagCTTACCTTGGCCCAAGCCAGCTTTTCCTGGACAGCAGCATTATCGGGTTCAACATGCCGAGCAAACTTGAGATTGCTGATTGTGTACTCGTGGCCACAGTAAACTCTctagaaggagaaaggagaaaatttacCTGACAGCAGGTAAGCTTGGAGGACATGGTGCTATCACCATGGCAAGCCTGATGAAAAAGCCCAGGCACCTCAGCTTTGGTAAAATAAGCAGCCCCAAGCCTTCCCCCAGAGAGCAACAACCATCATTTGGGGTATTTCCTGCCCAAGAGGGCTCTGGCACCAAAGACAACCCCTGCTCCAAGCAGTCATTCCTGCAGCACCTGAGGAATTCTCTTTGAGGAGCAGTATCTCTGGGCAGACAGCTGCTCTGGTGCCTGCAGGAGCTCCTGGCCCCAAAGGAGAGGTCCGTACCGTTTTGGGGTCCAGGCTGCCCAAAATCTCAATCAGTGCTCTGTACATCTCCTCGGGGGTTCCCTCGAAGAACTTCCCACACCCAGCCACAAAGAGGGTGTCACCTGCAAGGGAGAGGGGACACAGCATCAGGACCAGAGGAGGTCCCCTTCTTGTCCTTCCTAGGGTTGGCCAGGGAACACTGGTTCTCTTTGCTCTGGAAGCTGAACAAAGATGAGTCACCTCTgcattttctctccctgctgctccctagAATCTTGCTTAAGCTGCTCCTCCTTCCATGCAGCAGCTGGTGCAAGCTCTGGAGAAGGCCCATCAGGAGAGGGATGGCACAGCAGGCTGAGGAGGCTGGGCACAGAATTAGGGAAGGGGAAACCCTATTCTCCAAAACAGGATCCAGAACCTGCCTACCAGAGATGGAGCACCAGCCCTCTTCTCACTCCCCTCCTTTGCCTCTCTCAGTTTTGTTACAGACAGGGGGGAcagataaatggaaaaaaacaacaggtttTGGAATCAGCCACACTTTGGCCTGAGTCAGTAAAACAACAGCTCTTGTTTCAAGGAAGACACCACTAGAGGTAGGACCCATCCAGGGCTTGCTCTTGATGTTGCTTGCAGAGTGTCCAGCAATGCTTTACAAACCCAGAGGGGTTTCCACCACTTTCAGCTACAGCCACTCCGGGGCAGCAAGATGTGGATGTTAcccacagcagcaggcagggctgcaccTCCAGAGtcaggagcagccaggcagaggggaAGCTCATTTCTTTGCAACACAGACTGCCAGACAGGGAACCTCCCAACTCCTCACCTGTAAAAACAGCAGGTGGCTCGGAGCTATTTGGCTTAGTCACATAATAACAGATGTGTCCAGAAGTGTGACACGGCGTACAGAGGCATTTCACATTAAGAGATCCCACCTGAGAAGAAGGCAGAAGACTGGAGCTGAAGCTACTGTTTGCTAGCATTGGTAAGGTTAGAAAAGAATTGCAACTTGTTAAAATGGGTCTAGTAGGTCCTAGAGGCAAATTCTCACCCAGCAGGCCAGTAAAcatcagccctgctcctgggagAGTCCAGCAAGAGAGTTTTATGGCAGGGATATGGAAGGGAGATGGTTCTTCCTAGCAGGTGTGGTGCCAAAGAGAACTGCCAGATTCTTTCAGTTACATGCAGGGTGACTCAATGTTTGGTTGGAAGCAAGAGCAAGCAGATCCAGAGCAACACAAAATCCTCAGCAAAGTTAATCATGGGTAAAAAAAGCTCCAAACACAACTGAAGCTGAAGGGAAGAAGTGGATGACactcaggaaaagggaaggattAAAAATTGTCATGACGCCAAGGGGCTGTTTCCCCCCACAGCCTTCATTCCCATGCCTTCCCATCTGGTTCTGTGctctcttctttgcttctttccccccacccccaacaAAGCTGCACCCCAAGATCAGCAGTGACACCCGTGCCAGCCTGCACGTTTCACAGCAGTCTGTGTCACCTGCCACCTCATCTGCAACCAACCAGCCAGGTTCCAGCAAAGTTTGCTGCTCTAGCTGGGGAAAAGCAGTGCAGACAACCACCATGGTTGGTCCTCTTGTTCTGCCCCCTGGATTGCAGCTTTCCTTCAGGGAACCAGTGGGTGCCAGCTGGGCTGTAAGCAGAGCATGAGCCCTGAGTGCTGAGCAGTTATCTAGGAGCACCCAGACACCCAGCAAGCCCCAAGAGATGAAGGGTCTGAGCCATGCCAGtgctctcagcagcagccaaaaaCAGAGAGGGAGGTTAtgggtggcagggctggcaaAGGGCAGAGGCTCTCCTTAAACTATCAACTGCATCCAAGAGATGTTCACAGATGAAAGACATGTGAGCACAAAATTAACTCAGGGTGGAATCCCACCAGTGTGACAAAGAGGAGATGTCCCCAGCAGCTCACTCCCTTTACCTTGAGTGATGTCAGGTGAGACACTTTCTGTGTCAGGGCCCCCACTCTGCTGTCTCCCCCATACACACGCAGCCCTGTCTCCATCTTCACAAGCTTCTCATTTCCTCCAGCATGGTCCCTGGAAGgtcagaaaaacagatttgGGCAGGGATGAAGACAAGTTTGTCATAACTCACACTGCAAGGGCAACCTCCAGGGAACTCTTCCTGATCAACTATGTGTCTAACACAGTCCTCATGTCAAAGGATATGCCACATCAGGAGTGGAGAGAATTTCTCCACTAACCAGGGCAGTGGGAGGGGGTAACAACCTCCCCTAACTTCATATCTAGGCTAGAAAACACCAAGGGGGCTCAACAATCAACCTCCAGTAAGTAGGACAGGAAGAGACTGGGCTAACTGAGGTATGTGCAGCTCAGTGTGCCACCAGACATGGTGGAGCAGGCACAGAGTtgtccaagcagctcagcagtgctggtCCTGCCAGGTCAGGGCTGGCTCTCCAGCCACAGAGGTGGCTCCAGTGGGACCCATGGGAGAGGTTCCTCAGGTTCAGCACCCCAAAACTTTCACCTTCACACGCTTGGCAGAGTTAATCTGCAGTGCAGATAATCCTCCCATAAGTGCTGACTCTCAGAAACACACCCCACAGGCATGTCCCAGCacctccttcccacactccacAGCTACCTTCATGTGTTTATTTCTCTGGCCACCTGGGAAAAGTCAGCATTTTAAAGGTTAAAGGCACTGACACCCAGAGCTTGCAGTCTGGGCAATGCATCTGATCATGACACACCCAGGGGAACACCTGAGCTCTCATCCTTCTCCTCACACCTAAGCTCCTGCTTCAAGACCAATTTGATCCAGAAAACCAACAGTTCTTGCCTGCTTGTGTTTATGCAGACAAAAGAGGGATCCTACCAGAGCAGACAGTTACCAGTGATGATGTGTGGTCAGGACAGTGGTCAGCTTCACCCCGTGCTTTTTGACTGCATCCAAAACCTGCAGGCACAGCAAGAACATCACAACTCAGAGGAAATGATTGAACAGCACACCTGGTACCTGGGGTGACCCAGGAACAATGCTCCAAGGGTTGAGAGGGCCACAACATCAACCCTGCAGAGAGCTCATCCTTCTCCAAGCTGTAGTTACAGATCTCTGACCCAGAGAGCCCCCACTGAGCCCTCAgtcccctttcctctttcctgcaCTGTATCAAATTAAAGGCAAAACCCCCAAATCAGGTCAATAACCCTTGAAGTCAGGGACAAGCTGCCTGAGCCCAGAGGCAGCCTGGCTGTACCTCTGCCTGGCCAgtctttcctgcctttcccccaCTCCTGAGTCACTTTCTGACTAATATTCTCCTGGATGTGGCAACCTGGGAAGCATCTCCCAGCCCTTGGGAGCTCCCAAGCAGACAGCATTACCTTCTGGGGCTGCACAGGATCCACAATTGCAGCCTCCTTGGTTTCCTCATCAATCAGGAGGTACATGTAGTTGTCTGTGAGGGCTGGGAGCAGTTCCACCTTCATGTCTGCTTGTGTGAAAGTCTTGGACTTCCTCTGCTCGTGCTCTGTGTGCAGGAAGACAGACCACAGGTGTGCTGGACCTGGGGACCCCAAAAACAGCCCTCAGGTTAGACCAGGGAGGGGAATAAATGGGACAGAGCACAGCAGATCCCTCAGCCCATGGCCCCAGAGAAGGAAAGGTATGGACAGCCTGTGCTGCCTCCTacaaagggaagggaaagagggcACCAAAGGACAAAACCCCAGTGCCTGGCTGGGTCAGAGTGCAGGAGGCTCCCAGTGCCCTACAGCTCCACACTTTGCTCCTACAAATGCAGGCAAAGTGCTGTAACATGGCTTGGAGAGAAGATTTCAAGGGGCAGGAAAGCAGAACAGAGAAGGAACAGCTGGACAAAGGTCAGGCTGGGACAGTGACTTTgtagaagaagaaggaaaaaaaaaaaccaagacaaaaggTCATGTTAGAGCCAAAAGGCAATAAAGGAcagggggggaaggagaaataCAGCAATACTCACACTGCTACAACAGAAACATCTAATTTGTTACTTGGG
The Calypte anna isolate BGI_N300 chromosome 14, bCalAnn1_v1.p, whole genome shotgun sequence DNA segment above includes these coding regions:
- the HAGH gene encoding hydroxyacylglutathione hydrolase, mitochondrial isoform X2, which codes for MKVELLPALTDNYMYLLIDEETKEAAIVDPVQPQKVLDAVKKHGVKLTTVLTTHHHWDHAGGNEKLVKMETGLRVYGGDSRVGALTQKVSHLTSLKVGSLNVKCLCTPCHTSGHICYYVTKPNSSEPPAVFTGDTLFVAGCGKFFEGTPEEMYRALIEILGSLDPKTRVYCGHEYTISNLKFARHVEPDNAAVQEKLAWAKAKYDSGEPTIPSTIAEEFTYNPFMRVREKTVQQHAGETDPIQTMGAIRREKDNFRVPKD
- the HAGH gene encoding hydroxyacylglutathione hydrolase, mitochondrial isoform X1, translating into MLGRGWRGFGTALAALGAGALLRAGPAHLWSVFLHTEHEQRKSKTFTQADMKVELLPALTDNYMYLLIDEETKEAAIVDPVQPQKVLDAVKKHGVKLTTVLTTHHHWDHAGGNEKLVKMETGLRVYGGDSRVGALTQKVSHLTSLKVGSLNVKCLCTPCHTSGHICYYVTKPNSSEPPAVFTGDTLFVAGCGKFFEGTPEEMYRALIEILGSLDPKTRVYCGHEYTISNLKFARHVEPDNAAVQEKLAWAKAKYDSGEPTIPSTIAEEFTYNPFMRVREKTVQQHAGETDPIQTMGAIRREKDNFRVPKD